Proteins co-encoded in one Cucurbita pepo subsp. pepo cultivar mu-cu-16 chromosome LG15, ASM280686v2, whole genome shotgun sequence genomic window:
- the LOC111776361 gene encoding uncharacterized protein LOC111776361, whose protein sequence is MGDSESIDEYSEKLTIIGNKLRGLGNTVDDIQVVKKLLRSTSAKFLQITSTIEEFSDLKMKSVDEIIGSLKAHIERLQGFREKDETFFSLMQNGRNERMQNPQRKKGRIKEVLEEAADGVVEDGEAVGEVTGIEEMKESRKLKRRDLTKVKLNVSVPPPNNIIVENSWFLDTGASNHMSGERRVFRELDTFVVGKVRFGDNSVIDICGRGIVLFKCKTDEHLILSQVYYIPKLKSNIISLGQLDETENKIVIENSVMKIYDRARSLIIMVTRQSNRLYVAKLKLADQDETLLVFKKFKISVKVEKGKKIKSFRTDRGGEFVSTVFKDYCENEGIKRLLTAPFSPQQNGVVERRNRTVVEMARCMLKSKEMPAKFWGEAIKTAVYILNRSPTKGVANGTPYQAMFEKIPKVHHFKIFGCLADRSVKTIMLGYEDGTKAYRLLDP, encoded by the exons ATGGGTGATTCAGAAAGTATTGATGAGTATTCTGAAAAACTCACTATTATTGGCAACAAATTGAGAGGCCTCGGGAATACTGTGGATGATATCCAAGTAGTTAAGAAACTTCTACGATCCACCTCTGCAAAGTTTCTTCAAATCACTTCAACGATTGAGGAGTTTAGTGATCTCAAAATGAAATCCGTTGATGAGATTATTGGATCACTCAAGGCACATATAGAAAGGTTGCAAGGGTTtagagaaaaagatgaaacgTTCTTCTCACTCATGCAGAATGGAAGGAACGAGAGAATGCAAAATcctcaaagaaagaaaggaaggatCAAGGAAGTTCTAGAGGAGGCAGCGGACGGGGTCGTGGAAGATGGAGAGGCCGTGGGAGAAGTGACTGGCATCGAGGAGATGAAGGAGAGTCGCAAACTCAAAAGAAGAGATTtgacaaaagtaaaattaaatgtttcaG TGCCGCCACCAAACAATATTATAGTTGAAAATTCCTGGTTCCTAGATACTGGAGCAAGCAACCACATGTCAGGAGAAAGGAGGGTGTTTCGTGAGCTCGACACATTTGTTGTTGGAAAGGTACGCTTTGGTGATAACTCTGTAATAGACATTTGTGGTCGAGGAATAGTGCTCTTCAAATGCAAAACCGATGAGCACTTGATCTTATCACAAGTCTATTACATACCTAAACTCAAGAGCAATATTATAAGTTTGGGACAACTGGATGAgactgaaaataaaattgtcatAGAGAACAGTGTGATGAAGATATATGACAGAGCTAGAAGCCTGATTATTATGGTGACCAGACAATCCAACAGATTGTATGTAGCTAAGCTGAAGCTTGCGGATCAG GATGAAACACTGCTGgtgtttaaaaagttcaagatcAGTGTGAAGGTAGAGAAAGGCAAGAAGATTAAGAGCTTTAGAACGGACCGTGGAGGAGAGTTTGTATCTACTGTTTTTAAAGACTATTGCGAGAATGAAGGCATCAAGAGACTTCTTACTGCACCATTTTCACCACAGCAAAATGGCGTAGTAGAAAGGCGTAATCGAACGGTGGTAGAGATGGCCAGATGTATGTTAAAGAGCAAAGAGATGCCTGCAAAATTTTGGGGAGAAGCTATCAAAACTGCCGTGTATATTCTAAACAGATCGCCAACAAAAGGAGTTGCAAATGGCACACCGTATCAAGCTATGT